TGCGCAGTAAAGGTCGGCTCGATCAGTACGTCTCCAAGAATTCGCTCGACGACCGCGGGATCGCGGTCGGCGAGACTCTCGACGGCGGCATGCAAACTGTCCGCGAGCGAGCCCTCCTGGGAGGCGGTCCGGATCGCGCGGACGCGTTCGCGCTCCTCGGCGAGGTTCACCATCTCGAAGTACGTCGTGAACGCGCGCGCGACCGTGACCGCGGTCTCGGGTTCGAGGCCGCGCAGCGTGCGATCGAGGGCGTCGCGCGAGTCGCGCTCGCCGTCGCGGTAGTCGATCGCGGTGGTGCGGAGCTCCTCGACCGTCTCGAACGCGTCGGTCGAGGTCTGCGCTTCGAGAACGTCACCGACCAGCGCGCCGAGCTCCCGAACGTCCCGCCCGACCGTGCGCCCGTGTAGTTTCATGCCAGCAGATGCTTTCGGAGGGTGATCAATCCCATGAATGGGCAAATACTTGCCGTCGTCAATCAACGATATGGCAAGAAGGCGCTCCCACCCCAGCGTGGCCGATGGAGCTCACG
This genomic window from Halococcus agarilyticus contains:
- a CDS encoding phosphoenolpyruvate carboxylase, with amino-acid sequence MKLHGRTVGRDVRELGALVGDVLEAQTSTDAFETVEELRTTAIDYRDGERDSRDALDRTLRGLEPETAVTVARAFTTYFEMVNLAEERERVRAIRTASQEGSLADSLHAAVESLADRDPAVVERILGDVLIEPTFTA